The Allocoprobacillus halotolerans nucleotide sequence TGAAAGGCAGTTTCTTTTATCATGAACAAGAAATACATCTGACAAAATCAGAAAGTCAAATTGTTTGTTTATTACTTGAGTCACAAGGAGATATTGTTTCTAGACAAGAACTGATGGAAACATTATGGAATACAGATGAATTTATTTCAGATAATTCACTGACAGTTTTAATTTCTCGTTTAAGAACAAAATTAAAAGAGGCTTACCACCAAGACATCATTCATACTAAGAAAGGATTAGGTTACTATATTCCATGAAATATATTCAAAAATATTATCGTTATTTACTTGTAATTATCTTAATGATGATTACCTATAATCTTTATTTTATTTATTTAATACCACAAAATAATATTCAATATCTTATCTATTTAGATATGATTCTTATTGTTTGTTTTACAATATTTTTAATGATAGATTTCATAAAAGAAAAACATCTTCAAGATAAGAAAAAGAGTATCTAGAATCAACTGAAATTATTGCTTCACAGTTTGAAAATTATGAAAATATAGACATTGCTTATCATGATATAAATGTTCTACAAGCACAGTTAAATCAACAATATCAAACAAATTATGATTTACAAGATTATATGGCTAAATGGTGTCATGAAATGAAGATTCCATTAGCGGCTAGCCTTTTAATGAATCAAAAAAATCATGATTTTCAACAAAAAGAAGATATGCAAGAACAATTAGAAAAAATGAATCAATATCTCAATCAAATATTGATTGCATCAAGAATTCAAAGTCAGCTTTATGATATCAATATCAGACCTGTTTCTTTAAAAGAAAATGTTTATCAGTCTTTGAAAAATAACCGTTTTTTCTTTATTAAAAACCATTTTGAAATAGATGCTCAACTAGAAGATATAGATGTTTATAGTGATCCTACATGGTTAGTCTATGTTTTTGATCAGATTATGAGCAATGCGATTAAATATGCTTCTAGTGATCCGTGTTTAAAAATAAGAGCCAAGCAATATGAAAGTCATACTGATTTATGGATTGAGGATAATGGTGAAGGTATTCAGTCACAAGATTTACCAAGAGTTTTTGATAAAGGATATACAGGTATGAATCATCATAATGGACAATATAAAGCCACAGGTATGGGATTATATATGGCGAAACAAGTGATAGAAAAATTAGGACATCATATTTCTATTGAAAGTGAATATCAAAAATACACAAGAGTAAAAATCACATTTCAAGATCAAAGAGATTACTTTTATCGCTAACCTTTCAATGAATGTAAGATAAGAAAGCTTATTGTGAGGAAAATGTAAGGATTTCATAATATTTATATTTTACAATGAAAGTGTTAGGAGGAATAATTTATGGATAAGAAAAAGATTGTTGAAATCAAAGGTTTAGTAAAAAATTATGGAACGAGAGGATTTCAGACAAGAGTTTTAAAAGGAATTGATTTAACGATTTATGAAAATGATTTTATTGCGATTATGGGACCTAGTGGCAGTGGGAAAACAACTTTATTGAATATTTTATCTACGATTGATAAACCAACACAAGGAATGGTCTTATTAGATGGTAAAGATATTACAAAGATGAAAAATAAAGAATTATCACAGTTAAGGAGAGATAAAATAGGTTTTATTTTCCAAGATTATAATTTATTAGATACAATGACTTTACAAGATAATATAGCTTTACCATTATCATTAAATGGTGTTTCATCAAAGACATGTATAGCCAAAAGTGAAACCCTAGCAACCATCTTTGGTTTAAAAGAACATTTAAAAAAATATCCTTATCAATTATCAGGAGGACAAAAACAAAGAGGTGCCACTTGTCGTGCATTAATCAGTGAACCAGAAATACTTTTTGCTGATGAACCGACAGGAGCCCTTGATTCTAAATCAAGTCGTGATCTATTAGAGCGTTTAAAAATGGTCAATGATGAGGGAAAAGCGACTATTTTAATGGTTACACATGATGCTTATAGTGCCTCTTATGCTAAAGATGTCTATATTTTAAATGATGGTATGATGAAATGTTGCCTAACAAGAGGGAATAGTCGTAAAGAACTGTATGATCGTATCATTGATATGCAAGTTGCTATGGGAAGTGATTTTGTATGAGTCTAGCAAAATTATCTTTTATTAATTTTAAAGCCAGTTTAAAAAATTATTTATCATTAATGATTTCATTGGCTTTTACAGTTTTGATTATTTTTAATTTCTTTAACCTTTTAGATTCTTCAATGATGGAATCACTAGGTCAAATGAATAGTCGCAATCTCAAGATTGTGATTCAATGTGTTCTTGTTGTTTTAACTTGTTTTATGTTTTTCTTTGTCTGGTATGCAACGAATGTCTTTTTAACAAAACGTAAAAAAGAAATTGGAATCTATGTCTTTATGGGACTAACAAATCAAAGAATTGGCAAGTTATACATGTTAGAGACATTAATGATTGGATTTGTTTCTTTAATCATGGGAATCGGTTTTGGTATGTTGATTTCACAGTTATTTACGATGATTATTATTGCCATTTCAAATATAGAAGTCACTTTAACATTTCAGATTTCCATGTCAGCTATTTTATGGAGTTGTTTGATTTATTTTCTTGTTTATATGATTTTTGTATGCAAAGGTTATATCAATTTAGTTAGAAGTAGTGTTTTAGATATGGTCAGTGCCAATCGTCAAAATGAATATGTGAAACAAAATAAATTGATACTTTTTTTAAAAGCTGTTTTAGGAACAATTATTTTAGTTCTCGGTTATTATTTTGCGATTAAAAAAGGTGGCATGGAAACAATGGGGAATGCCTTGCTGGCTGTTATCTTAGTCATTGTAGGTGTCTATTTATTATTTGGCGGTTTGATTCCATTGATTTATCAAACATTAGCAGCACGTAAAACTTTCCTTTATCATCATCAAAGAACATTATGGATCAATCAAATGATTTTCCGTATGAAGAAAAACTATCGTACTTATGCGATTGTAACAGTCTTAATGATATGTTCAGTGACTGCCCTTGCAACCGGTGTAGCAATGTATAATCGTTGTCAGGTGATAGAAGAATTTGAGAATGTCTATACTTATCAAATCTTTAGTGAAAAGGATAATTTACAATTAGAATTTGCAAGAGAAATAGAAAAACATAATGATATACAATATCAATCTCATATTGAGTTATTACAAATAGAGGCATCATATGTTGATAAAACATTTCAATCTGATACCTATGGTTTGATTCCTTATTCACAATTAAAACAATTAGCAAAGGATTCAAATCAAGAATTTGATTTTCCAGTATTAGAAAATCATCAAATGATAGATTTACAACATCAATATCTTTTATCATTAATTACCAATGAAGAATTCAATGATTTAACTATTCAAGGAAAAGATTATGAAACCATTCAACAAACAACAATTCCTTATTTAGGTTATCTACAAGAACAAGCTTCATTTTATTGTGTCAGTGATGAAGAATTTGAAACATTAAAATCAAAAGGAACACCACTTTATATCTATAACTATAAGATTGTCAATCCAAAGATGATGAATGCATCATTGAATGATATTCAAAATCATCAAGACTGTTTAGGATTAATTAAGCTTGATAGTCAAAATGCATCTAATCAATGGATTAAGATGTTTTATCCAATTTGTCTTTTTGTCTTTATGGTCTTTATCTTTGCCAGTGGAAGTATTATATTTATGAAACTTTATAATGATGCTTTTGAAGAAAAAGAACGTTATCGTGTTTTAAAGAAAATTGGAATTAGTCAAAGAACACTTCAAAAAGGAATACAAAAAGAATTGTTGTTTATCTATGTTGTACCATTTTTGATTATGAGTTTATCATCTTATTTTTCAGTTCATGCTTTAGCAAATATGATGCATACAGATTTATTAATGATTAATATCATGAGTGTTGGAGTGATAGGCTTATTCTTTATGATTTGTTATGGTTTATCAATTGTCATTTATTGTCAAAATGCAGGCATTTATGAAAAAATTTAGATGATATAAAATAACTTTGTTTTAAAAAATGAACACTCTACGTACTATTGATGCTAAGATATATATGAAAAAAGTCGGGTTACTCCGACTTTTTTGTAGCTGCTTTTTTAATTTGACTATGATAGAAATAGTTAACAATGATGGGTGGTTCATCAAAAGCACGTTGCATACTATCATCATTTGTCACATAATCTAACCCAATTTCTTTAGCGAATGTTTGAAGTTCTTGATCTAAATCTTGCCAATAATCAAGCTGTCCATGATTATAAATATCTTGATATAACAGAAGAAGATGAGGATATTTTTCTTGAATATACGACATAATTGTTGATTTGTAGTTAACACGAAGATTTAAGTTTTCAAGCCAGATTAAATGGCATTGATTTTTAGCACGTTGAATAATTGCTTTGACATCTGTGATGCCTGGAAAAATAGGGGAAATAAAACAAGTTGTCCGAATACCAGAATGGTAAAAAGTTTCCATTGCTTTGAGTATACGTTCAATGGATACAGCATGATCCATATCTGATTTGAATTGTTCATCTAAGGTATTAATAGACCATGAAACATGGGCGTCAGGAAAGGTTTTGATTAAATCACTTTTTGTCGCAATACTGATTTTGGCTCCACTGCCTTGTAATTGTAATAAGAGTTCTCTTGTACGTTTATATATTTTTTCTTGGGGAAGATAAGGATCGGTAATGGAATCAATAAATAATTCTTTTCCTTTGTATTTATAAGGATTTTTGATTTCTGGTTAATATTTCACATTTAAAAATTGTCCCCATGGTTTATCATGTCCAGTAAATCTTTTCATAAATACAGCATGACAATACTGGCATCCATGTGTACATCCCGCATAAGGATTGACGGCATATTCACAAACAGGCAAATTTGATTTTGTGATAATGCTTTTGGTTTGTATTTCGCTAATAATCATTTTACCATTTGTTCCAATGAACTCTATTTTCGATAGTTGCTTTGACTTGTGGAGGAACAAGGGCAACAGGACTTGAATAACCAAGAATGACCATTGCTGGTAAATAATAACTGTCTGGAACTATCATAAATTCTTTGATTTTTTCAGGCTCTTTTTTTACTGGAATATGCACCACAGATTCTAAACCTTCTGCTGTTGCAGCTAACAACATGTTTTCAATTAAAGTCCACACAGCCCCATAGTCCATCAAACCATAATTATTTTTAGGATTATCAAAAGCATATTTTTGTTTAAAATAAGGTAGAATGACACACGCTGATTCTTCAATCATTATACGTTGACGTGG carries:
- a CDS encoding ABC transporter ATP-binding protein, yielding MDKKKIVEIKGLVKNYGTRGFQTRVLKGIDLTIYENDFIAIMGPSGSGKTTLLNILSTIDKPTQGMVLLDGKDITKMKNKELSQLRRDKIGFIFQDYNLLDTMTLQDNIALPLSLNGVSSKTCIAKSETLATIFGLKEHLKKYPYQLSGGQKQRGATCRALISEPEILFADEPTGALDSKSSRDLLERLKMVNDEGKATILMVTHDAYSASYAKDVYILNDGMMKCCLTRGNSRKELYDRIIDMQVAMGSDFV
- a CDS encoding nitroreductase family protein, which gives rise to MSLTKRQFEDKAIPQEILERILDVGLKAPSSNHQRRWELVTITDKAIIKELAKCVRPYPCRIQEPKTPQQEIFKIAYPRQRIMIEESACVILPYFKQKYAFDNPKNNYGLMDYGAVWTLIENMLLAATAEGLESVVHIPVKKEPEKIKEFMIVPDSYYLPAMVILGYSSPVALVPPQVKATIENRVHWNKW
- a CDS encoding FtsX-like permease family protein; protein product: MSLAKLSFINFKASLKNYLSLMISLAFTVLIIFNFFNLLDSSMMESLGQMNSRNLKIVIQCVLVVLTCFMFFFVWYATNVFLTKRKKEIGIYVFMGLTNQRIGKLYMLETLMIGFVSLIMGIGFGMLISQLFTMIIIAISNIEVTLTFQISMSAILWSCLIYFLVYMIFVCKGYINLVRSSVLDMVSANRQNEYVKQNKLILFLKAVLGTIILVLGYYFAIKKGGMETMGNALLAVILVIVGVYLLFGGLIPLIYQTLAARKTFLYHHQRTLWINQMIFRMKKNYRTYAIVTVLMICSVTALATGVAMYNRCQVIEEFENVYTYQIFSEKDNLQLEFAREIEKHNDIQYQSHIELLQIEASYVDKTFQSDTYGLIPYSQLKQLAKDSNQEFDFPVLENHQMIDLQHQYLLSLITNEEFNDLTIQGKDYETIQQTTIPYLGYLQEQASFYCVSDEEFETLKSKGTPLYIYNYKIVNPKMMNASLNDIQNHQDCLGLIKLDSQNASNQWIKMFYPICLFVFMVFIFASGSIIFMKLYNDAFEEKERYRVLKKIGISQRTLQKGIQKELLFIYVVPFLIMSLSSYFSVHALANMMHTDLLMINIMSVGVIGLFFMICYGLSIVIYCQNAGIYEKI
- a CDS encoding ATP-binding protein; this translates as MKIPLAASLLMNQKNHDFQQKEDMQEQLEKMNQYLNQILIASRIQSQLYDINIRPVSLKENVYQSLKNNRFFFIKNHFEIDAQLEDIDVYSDPTWLVYVFDQIMSNAIKYASSDPCLKIRAKQYESHTDLWIEDNGEGIQSQDLPRVFDKGYTGMNHHNGQYKATGMGLYMAKQVIEKLGHHISIESEYQKYTRVKITFQDQRDYFYR